From a region of the Alnus glutinosa chromosome 1, dhAlnGlut1.1, whole genome shotgun sequence genome:
- the LOC133877869 gene encoding 65-kDa microtubule-associated protein 6, giving the protein MLTIGIGSPTTSVRTNTSCNALLRELQQIWNDIGESEADKDHMLLELERECLEVYRRKVEEAANCKARLHQSVAAKEAELATLMAALGELNIHSPIQTEKKRSASLKEKLASVTPIVEDLKMKKEERTKQFADIKAQIEKISGEISGYSLVNNAMISSLTLDEQDFSLRKLTEYQTHLRTLQKEKSDRLHKVLESVNEVHSLCGVLGLDFGQTVGDVHPSLHGTSMEQSTNISNSTLEGLEQAIVKLKIERKARILKLKDIVASLFELWNLMDSPKEEKNNFSTITSILRSSDTEITELGVLSTETIEQASAEVERLTKLKASRMKELVMKKRSELEEICRMIHIEPDSSTAAEKSSALIDSGLVDPSELLENIEEQIVKAKEEAVGRKEIMDRIDRWLSACEEENWLEDYNQDENRYNAGRGAHINLKRAERARVTVSKIPAIVDNLIHKTLAWEDENKMLFLYDGVRLVSILEEYKLTRQQKEEEKKKHRDQKKLHDLLLTEKEAIYGSKPSPRKSNSFRKPNGYRANGNGSMTPTPRRNSVGSGTPELLTPRSYSGRQNGYFKEMRRLSTAPLNFVAISKEDTMSYASIYGSESGSPPRLN; this is encoded by the exons ATGCTGACGATTGGGATTGGGAGCCCGACCACCAGTGTCCGTACCAACACTAGTTGCAATGCGTTGCTCAGGGAGCTTCAG CAAATATGGAATGACATTGGCGAGAGTGAGGCAGACAAAGACCACATGCTATTGGAGTTGGAGAGAGAATGCTTGGAAGTCTACAGGAGAAAGGTTGAGGAGGCTGCCAATTGCAAAGCTCGCCTCCATCAGTCTGTTGCAGCCAAAGAAGCTGAGCTTGCAACACTCATGGCTGCTCTTGGGGAACTAAATATTCATTCGCCG ATTCAGACAGAGAAGAAGAGGTCAGCATCCTTGAAAGAAAAACTTGCATCCGTCACACCAATAGTAGAAGAcctgaaaatgaagaaagaggaGCGAACGAAGCAATTTGCAGATATAAAGGCACAAATTGAAAAGATCAGTGGGGAGATTTCTGGATACAGCCTTGTCAACAATGCGATGATCAGTTCATTAACGCTGGATGAACAGGACTTCTCATTAAGAAAGCTCACTGAATATCAAACACATCTTCGCACTCTTCAAAAGGAGAAG TCTGACCGCCTTCATAAGGTTTTGGAATCTGTGAATGAGGTCCATTCTCTATGCGGCGTGCTTGGCTTGGATTTTGGGCAGACTGTGGGTGATGTGCATCCAAGCTTGCATGGGACAAGCATGGAACAGTCCACAAATATCAGCAATAGCACGTTGGAAGGTCTAGAACAGGCCATTGTCAAGttgaaaatagaaagaaaagctCGAATCTTGAAG CTAAAAGATATTGTTGCATCGCTGTTTGAACTTTGGAATTTGATGGACTCCccaaaggaagagaaaaataacttttcaACGATTACTTCCATCCTTAGATCATCAGACACAGAAATTACTGAACTTGGTGTTCTTTCAACAGAGACTATTGAACAG GCATCAGCCGAAGTGGAGAGGCTCACTAAATTGAAAGCGAGCAGGATGAAGGAACTTGTTATGAAGAAGAGGTCAGAATTGGAGGAGATATGTAGAATGATTCATATTGAACCCGATTCAAGTACTGCTGCTGAGAAATCCAGTGCACTGATAGATTCTG GTCTTGTGGATCCTTCTGAACTTCTGGAGAATATTGAAGAACAGATTGTCAAAGCAAAAGAGGAAGCTGTAGGCCGAAAAGAAATAATGGATAGGATAGATCGATGGCTTTCTGCCTGTGAAGAGGAAAATTGGCTTGAGGACTACAATCAG GATGAGAACCGGTACAATGCAGGGAGGGGTGCTCACATTAATCTTAAACGAGCAGAACGAGCTCGAGTGACTGTAAGCAAAATTCCAG CAATTGTTGACAATCTGATACACAAAACACTAGCCTGGGAAGATGAAAACAAGATGTTATTTCTTTATGATGGG GTACGGTTGGTATCAATACTGGAGGAGTACAAACTAACCAGACAACAgaaagaagaggagaagaagaaacacaGG GACCAGAAGAAGCTGCATGATCTGCTCCTCACTGAGAAGGAAGCCATTTATGGGTCTAAACCTAGTCCGAGAAAAAGTAACAGCTTTAGGAAGCCGAATGGGTATCGTGCAAATGGAAATGGATCGATGACTCCAACACCTCGTCGGAATTCCGTTGGAAGTGGAACTCCAGAGCTCCTCACCCCTAGATCCTACTCTGGGCGCCAAAATGGATATTTCAAGGAAATGAGAAGGTTGTCTACCGCACCACTGAACTTTGTGGCCATATCAAAAGAAGACACAATGTCTTATGCATCTATTTACGGCTCTGAGTCTGGCTCTCCTCCTCGGTTAAATTGA